A genomic region of Pseudoxanthomonas suwonensis contains the following coding sequences:
- a CDS encoding Lrp/AsnC family transcriptional regulator produces the protein MKITEADEQLLSLLREDARASTAQIARRLDLSRTTVQSRIDRLERAGVIRGYTVRVDEAVDQARIRAHIMITVFPKRMAAVVKELQAMPEVRTLQSVSGSFDLIALGVVDDVQQMDVLTDRIGAIDGVERTSSAIVLSTKFER, from the coding sequence ATGAAGATCACCGAGGCCGACGAACAACTCCTGTCCCTGCTGCGCGAGGACGCGCGCGCCTCCACCGCGCAGATCGCGCGGCGGCTGGACCTGTCACGCACCACCGTGCAGAGCCGGATCGACCGGCTCGAGCGTGCAGGGGTGATCCGCGGCTACACGGTGCGGGTGGACGAGGCCGTGGACCAGGCCCGGATCCGCGCCCACATCATGATCACCGTGTTCCCGAAGCGGATGGCGGCGGTGGTCAAGGAACTGCAGGCCATGCCCGAGGTGCGGACCCTGCAGTCGGTCAGCGGCAGCTTCGACCTGATCGCCCTGGGCGTGGTGGACGACGTGCAGCAGATGGACGTGCTGACCGACCGGATCGGCGCGATCGACGGGGTCGAGCGCACCTCCTCGGCGATCGTGCTGTCGACCAAGTTCGAGCGCTGA
- the queA gene encoding tRNA preQ1(34) S-adenosylmethionine ribosyltransferase-isomerase QueA, producing MKKSDFHYDLPEELIAQAPLAERSASRLLVVPPSIGPFSDLHVRDLPGLLQPGDLLVFNDTRVIPARLFGQKDSGGRVEILIERLLPDEQARAQVRASKSPKAGSRIALDGGGEAEVLGRDGEFYRLCFEVEDGLEPWLLKVGRLPLPPYIRREPGQDDTERYQTVFAKQVGAVAAPTAGLHFDEPLLAALRERGVRFGHVTLHVGAGTFQPVRVEDVRQHTMHSEWLNVGAELVAQVRRTREAGGRVIAVGTTVVRALESAWHRSEARPEGELRPFAGETRIFIFPGYRIRSVDALLTNFHLPESTLLMLVSAFAGKQRVFDAYRHAVEQRYRFFSYGDAMLLYPPDDAPER from the coding sequence TTGAAGAAGTCCGACTTCCACTACGACCTGCCCGAGGAACTGATCGCCCAGGCCCCGCTGGCCGAGCGCTCGGCCAGCCGCCTGCTGGTCGTGCCGCCGTCGATCGGCCCGTTCTCCGACCTGCACGTGCGCGACCTGCCTGGACTGCTGCAGCCGGGCGACCTGCTGGTGTTCAACGACACCCGGGTGATCCCGGCGCGCCTGTTCGGGCAGAAGGACAGCGGCGGACGGGTGGAAATCCTGATCGAGCGGCTGCTGCCGGACGAGCAGGCGCGGGCGCAGGTGCGCGCCAGCAAATCGCCCAAGGCCGGCAGCCGGATCGCGCTCGACGGCGGTGGCGAGGCCGAGGTGTTGGGCCGCGACGGCGAGTTCTACCGGTTGTGCTTCGAGGTCGAGGACGGGCTGGAGCCATGGCTGCTGAAGGTCGGCCGCCTGCCGCTGCCGCCATACATCCGCCGCGAGCCGGGCCAGGACGATACCGAGCGCTACCAGACCGTGTTCGCGAAACAGGTCGGCGCGGTCGCCGCGCCGACCGCCGGCCTGCATTTCGACGAGCCGCTGCTGGCCGCACTGCGCGAGCGCGGCGTGCGCTTCGGCCACGTCACCCTGCACGTGGGCGCCGGCACCTTCCAGCCGGTGCGGGTGGAGGACGTGCGCCAGCACACCATGCACAGCGAGTGGCTCAACGTCGGCGCCGAGCTGGTGGCGCAGGTGCGTCGCACCCGCGAGGCCGGGGGCCGGGTGATCGCGGTGGGCACGACCGTGGTGCGCGCGCTGGAAAGCGCCTGGCACCGCAGCGAGGCCAGGCCCGAGGGCGAGCTGCGCCCGTTCGCCGGCGAGACCCGCATCTTCATCTTCCCCGGCTACCGGATCCGCAGCGTCGATGCGCTGCTGACCAACTTCCACCTGCCCGAGAGCACGCTGCTGATGCTGGTCTCGGCCTTCGCCGGCAAGCAGCGCGTGTTCGACGCCTACCGGCACGCGGTGGAACAGCGCTACCGCTTCTTCTCCTACGGCGACGCGATGCTGCTGTACCCGCCGGACGACGCGCCCGAGCGCTGA